A window of Exiguobacterium sp. Helios genomic DNA:
GATTTGTTTTTGGGGTGACTGATTCACTAAATTGTAATCCGTTAATTTATTGCTTAAAAATCACTCTCAGGATAATCCTAGGAATAAAATCAGTCGATCTTGATAAACAGCCTGTATACACATACCTTTTAATTTTTGCAAAAAATAATGCAAATCTTGAATGAGAGGGTCTGCTGACTTCAACCTCCATGGTTCATGAGGGAAACAATGTCGATGAGAAAGAACCTCACAAATACCAAGGAGTTCAAGGACTTCAGTTGGCTTGAATAATTTATCTTCGTATTCATCCAGTTGGATGAGTAAAGCACAGCGGTGTTTAATGACCTCAGCATCCCGATATAAAAAAATCTGTAGGTGATCAGGATAAATTAACGTCTCCTCTTGATCTGAAATATCGATTAAATCGTTTCTAATCAAAAACATCTGCAAATCCTCCTTCGTATTTTAGTTATATGTAGGTTTCAATAGTAAATAACGAGGTGGTGCCCCAAATGATTGTTCTGCCTCGAAGTAAGCCAGTTCACCAGGGATGCAGGAAATGATGGAGGAAAAGCCAAATCCGACGGCATGTTCAAGTGCTTCTTTCAAAGATAATTCTTTTCCATTAATCCATTCATTCTCTGACAAACAGTAACAGGTATCTGGTGCACCATGTTGTTTTAATAAGTCATAAATATCTTCATGCCACGAATTGGGTGGGGGGATTTCAATCAAGTAGTCATTTTTGAGCATATTTTTATACAAGTGGTCCAGTCGATAAAGAGCTTGATCTCGTTTTTTAGGCGAAAACAGTTCATGGAGTACACGTTCTTGCACCCGTTTGACGAAGAATGATTTAACGATAATCGTTTCCTGTTCTTTATTCATGTGATGATTTCCTTTCTATTCAAACACTTCAGCATGAAGATTCATTAAAAGTTCAAATACTTTGTGAGTATCATAGTAATCTCGTATGAGAAGGAGACGAAAATTTGAATTACATATCAGCAGGATATTTTCTTGTTATGCCAACACCCCGTAAAGATTATATGGATGAAAAGGTTGTTCCCGAAACCGTGCTATCAGTGAGTGATTGTCTCTGTAATCAATATCCTAATACCAGTATCTTATGGGGGAATTCTGAAGTGAATAGAGAACGCTAAATGGATCAACTTGGTCTTTCGCTTAACAACTTTCAGTTATTCGAACATTGGATAGAAGAACATAGGAATACTGGTGATGTTTTGTTTCCTCAAGTCTTTTCTGATTTACATACTGCGGAAGAATTTTTAAAGCGTTTTTTGATTCATCTACCTGGTATACGCATCATCAGCATCGGATTACCTGAACAGTATATAGTAGATTTTCTTAAAGATGTAGAATTATTCAGCAGTAAAAATCCTGAACCATATGGAGTGGAAAAAATGTTGTCACAGCACCACCCACCTGGGATAGAGGGAGCAAAAAAAGTAGGATACGAAGTTTTGGGATTTGACTCTGGCTCGTTTCATTCCTATTTATGTAATGGATTAGAGCGTGATTTGCATCAGCATTTTAATTTTTCACTAAATCGTTATGGGTTGATTGATTCGATAGAAGAAGCTGATCGTTATTCAGATTATTGTAATGCATTGGGTGAGGACACAGAATCCGTACTATGGTCTCCGTGAGCTATTTTTGAATACAAGAAAAGAAGAGCAAATAAGAATTAACGATTGATATAACTAAGGAGATAATATGAATCAGTCAATATTAATTAGATATTTCATCGCAGCATTTGTGATTAACATAAGTTTGTGGGTTATGATAAGATTTTCAATCGATGAGTTAGTTTCTGATAAACGTATTTTATCTGCTTTTTTTATGATTACCATTTGGTCAATATTTTTCTTGCCGATCAAGAGACTGGATGTTTATAAGAACCAAACGATACCTTATTGGACGTTTAACCTATTTATGACGCTTGGGATGATTTTAATCACCATTATCTGTTTTTCTGTACTTATAGTCGTATTCCCGTGAAAATATTTAAATTCGAAAAAAATATATCGAACAGCATCGAGCGAATCAATTCGAAAATCTATTATTCGACACGGATGAATTAGTAGACTTCAATCGTAAGCCTTTCGTGTAAGAGGCTTTAAAATTTCATAATTAATTGTTGCGATCAAGAGAAGTACGGTCAATCCATTAAAACTCACGATAATCAAACGAAGCCTACATATAATCAGCGATGTCGGCTTTTTCTGTATGTAGTATTCCTAAGCATCTTGTCGATAACCGACTGGGAGAATCACGTTCCTTGAATACGATCTCTAAATATTTAATTTGGGATTTTTTTCATGAGTGAAACTTAATAAAGGAAAATATCGTATTTAGTATATAATATCTTTATCAAAATAAACTTGCTATCTAATGAAAATGAATACATATCTTGGAGGAACCGCTCGTGATCTTACCATTCATCGGTCTTGCCGCCGGACTCTTTTTGTTGATGTTAGGAACGTACTTCATCCGATGTAAGCATGCGAACAAAACGCCGCTATCCGGGCATGGAGACGGGGTCGATCATGTCGATTCGTTTTTGCTCAGTCTTCTCTTATCAATTGGTGTCATCCTCTTTAGTTCATTATCCGTCAGACAATACGGTTATTTCTGTTTAGCAGGAGGGGTACTTTTACTGTATGGTGTCAACGAAGTTTGGTAAGGAAAAGAGAAGAAATAATAGGCGGGCATCATTCATCACACACGACTGAAGGTGTAGGATGCAGTCTTAAAAAATTATATATACAGCAATGTAAAGGGAGCTACCAGCATGGTGCAATTATTGAAGCAAATTGACGATGAAGTCTATCATGTCGTCTATCACCAAGAAGGACGCACGTTATTCGTCAGGGAAGGTGTTGCCCGGAAAGAACCGGCCCTGAATAGTGAGGACATGATTGAAATTAACGAGGAGACGGCGACTGTTCGAATTCCTTTTAAAAATACATTTGCCGCCTATCGTCAGAAAAAAGAATGGATGCGTCAAAAGATGGAGGAGGGGTACTTGAAAGCACCTTTTTCTCAATCTGAGGCGATGAACTACCGCGCAGATCGGCGCAACATCAAATTACGTCTCCTGAGTGCTCTCTTGCTCATGCTGTGCGGATTATCGACATTGACCGGTCTGTTACCGATCCCGGGATATATTCCGCTTGTGTTCTTATCTTTCTTTTATCCGATCTATATTGAAGGGAAAACAGCCCGTGCCCGTTTTTATCGTTGGTCGGGAGGCGTATTCTTTTTTGTATTGGCCGGTTCATCAAAAGATTATTTAGAACCATTTAATCTTTCTGCCAACGGAACCGTCTGCCTTATCGCAGGATTCATCCTCTTGCTGTACACGACTCAACAATTAAAGGAACTTACGACGAAGGAGATCACACCGCATGAAGGATAAACAAGAATCACTGATTCAATTAAAACGAGAGATCAGTCAAACCGTCGATTACTGGGTCTGTTACCGGGTGGGGCGGACGCTTTATCAGGTCTCCGTCCAAGAGCAGGCCAATGGTCAAACGAACGAAGGGGAGGTCACGACAGAGCGGTTCCCGTTCTATTTTGGCATGAAACAGCGGATGCGTCAGTTGGCCGAAGAAAAAGAAGCACTCGGCTTTCGACCGCTGACAGAGGCAGAACAGGCAGCGCACGTCATTGATGAACCGGAAGAACCACCTCTTGATCCTGGCTTTTTTGAGCCGGCCATTCGTTTGGCGTGGCTGCTCCTTGGACTCGGGATTCTCTTGTTCGTCCTTCCTTACGAGAGGCTTAATAATTTTGCATTCGGTTTAGGACTTTACGTCTGGTATGAGACATTTGGTCAGGTTGGTCTGCCGAAATTTTTCCGGCGGTATTTTCACGGAATGTTTGGTGCATTGATGGTATTGCAAGTCTTGTCCGCTTTTGAACTGGAGCGGGAAGTACAGCCATACTACGCCAGTTTATCTGTTTTGTCCGCGGTCATGTTGGTGTTACTTGTCGTGCAGTACCATTTGAAAGAAACGGATCAAATCGGACAAGATAAACGTGTCAGTAGACGCAAAATTACAGAGTATCCGGATTTCGATGAGTGAAACTGAAAATCCCATGCACTCAACTTTCGGAAGACTGGTGGATGGAACAATCCTGTAAAATATAGGTAGCACATTAATATGCACGATTCATGAACTGAATCAGTCTATCGAAAAAGGGAGTGATGTCATGGACGTACAACGGAATTCTGATTTTATCTTTGAGCTTTTGTTGGTCATCTGGGTAATAGGAGCGATCGTTGTCATCACTAGTCAAGCTCGGAACACGAAAACCTTAAAAGAAAGTCTGTTCAGAGGAACACTTGTCAACTTTATCTATACACTGATTATCTCCCTAATCTGGTTTTTTGAAGTCGCGATTGATGGAGTCAGTCAGGTTCTGGTCGTTTATTTCTTCGTTGGTATCTTTCTGATTCTTGAGGCGTTTCTCCTGATTGTTCTCTTGCTGGTTAAACGTAAAAAACTAACGAACTTTTAACACATAATGGAGTTAAGCGTGAATCGATATACCTGGGTCACCCATAATGCTACACAACTGTCCATGCTCGATATGAGACGACGGGCGATTTCATTATTAGTGAAACACATCGTGCGTCTGGAAGAACCGAGAGCAAAATCGAGTATGTTGCTCCATATCGGTATGTTGTATCTTGTCGGGACAGTCAAGAGGCTCTAGTTCAGATGGAAACGTTTATTGATCCGACGTATAGAAAAAGAAGAAAACGAGTAAAATCGTTTTCTTCTTTTTCTATACGTCACGATATCATTCGCTTTGACGACAGTCGAAAAAGGAGAGACGACATGACTAAAAAATCCATTCAAGATTATGCTTTTTTCGGAAATATCAAAAAGGTGAAGACCTGTATCGAGCGCGGAGATGATTTGAATACGCTCGATGAAGAAGGATCTTCCGCACTGCACTGGGCAGTCGAGGAAGGGTATGACGAAATCGTCACGCTGTTGCTTAATAATGGGGCGGATATCAACCAACGCGATAAGGATGGTCTGACACCGTTGCATCTCGCCTTGTATGAAAAGCAGGGTGAAATCGCAATCCAACTGATTGACCGCGGTGCTGCCCTTGATTTTGACGGGGACGGCTTTACGGCACTGCATTTTATCGCTGCCCGTTCCGGGAATAAACGGGTTCTCCGGCGATTACTGGAAGACCGGACACATGTGGATTGGCAGACAGATAGTGGAGAAGGGCATACGCCGCTGCATTATGCGGCTCAAGAAGGAAAGACAAAGAAAATTCGTATGCTGGTGGAAGCGGGAGCCGATGTCAACCGGATGGAAATGAACGGCTTTGCACCACTCCATTTGGCGACCGGGGAGGGGCATGTCAAAGCGCTACAGGCATTACTGGCAGCAGGAGCCGACATGGAAATCGAAAATCCGTTAAATGAGAACAATACCCCGTTGATGCTGGCGAGTCAGTACGGCTTAACCGAAATCACCAAATTATTGTTGGAGCATGGTGCAGATCGACAGCATCCAGACGCGGAAGGAAGAACGGCACTCGACTTTGCCGTCAAACACCGTTATCCGGAAATCGTAGCTTTATTACAAACTTAAGCAGGAGGAAATCGATGTGAAGAAATGGATTGGGGTCTTGATTATCGTCCAGACGGTTTTGTTTAGTATGCTGATCATCCAGCTCAATAAAATGACGGAGACGATTGCGGCTGTGGGATCAATGATTGCTACGAAAGAAGGGGATCTTGCCTGGGGAGGGGGATTACCGGTAACGGATTATATCCTATTCGGAATCTTGATTTGCTTAGGTATTTTTCTTCTTATACCGGAAGAGAAAATAAAGCGGTAATCCACATGAATTCTGTTCAACAACGGCATCCGGACGTGATAAACTGAAGGCATGGAATATATTTACTTATTTCCTTGGGATAAAAAATGACTGAAGCATAATCCACATAAAAAAGGACGTGAACGTATGAAAAAGGTAACGGTTCGAAAAGCGATGGCGAGTACGCTTGTAACGGCTCTTGTATTGACGGGAGTCGGAGTTAACAGCAATGTAGCGGACGCGGCGACCAAGACAACCCAAGTCGCCAAGAAAAAATTCGACTACAAAAAGTATCGCGCCAAACAAACGAAAGTTGTGGCATCGTACGGCAGCACACTCTTCCATATGGGGAATCTGGGCGGAATCAAAGTACCGGACTACATCACGGATTCTGTGTACCGCACCAAATTGGAAGCGTATAACAAAAAATCAATACAGTATATGACGGATCGGAAGAAGGCACGAAAAGAAGCGGAAGCCTTGAAAAAGCTGATTAAAGAAGTGAACACTCAGAAGGAAAGAAAGGCTGCGGACAAACGAATTGCGGCGTTGAAAAAAGAAACCATTCGTTTGACGA
This region includes:
- a CDS encoding ankyrin repeat domain-containing protein; its protein translation is MTKKSIQDYAFFGNIKKVKTCIERGDDLNTLDEEGSSALHWAVEEGYDEIVTLLLNNGADINQRDKDGLTPLHLALYEKQGEIAIQLIDRGAALDFDGDGFTALHFIAARSGNKRVLRRLLEDRTHVDWQTDSGEGHTPLHYAAQEGKTKKIRMLVEAGADVNRMEMNGFAPLHLATGEGHVKALQALLAAGADMEIENPLNENNTPLMLASQYGLTEITKLLLEHGADRQHPDAEGRTALDFAVKHRYPEIVALLQT